Proteins encoded in a region of the Planococcus shixiaomingii genome:
- a CDS encoding MFS transporter, whose translation MKKQLREWKVPSILLTSLAIAGVGDFIYLVAINLIVYQMTGSAAAVAGLWIVGPIVNILTKFWTGSFIDYRSKKKVVFATYLFRAGFIALIPFAPNIFAIYFLLVLLSVAKSFFGPASMTYIAMLIPRTKRKRFNSIRSFTSSGAFIIGPAIGAVLILSTSIHTTLLITAGFFVISAVLLLKLPAEEEIASASIPALTVAQVIDDFTVVAQFVSRNKYISFIYIGFLLIMVFSFAMDAQEVVFTQQVIGLSEMDYSLLISITGIGSVSGGILLSIFSSKFTLRGMISIGLLMTTVGYVIYAFSWSFLSVTSGFLILGFFIVFMNAGISTFYQNNIPISIMGRVTSIFQLLQSVMQVIFILAVGVLADYISLRVTIVSLALIMLLSAIVFFFFIMKPQKAKYYLEEEESSEKEVLV comes from the coding sequence TTGAAAAAACAGTTAAGAGAATGGAAAGTACCATCGATTCTTCTAACGTCTCTAGCAATAGCGGGAGTTGGCGACTTTATTTATTTGGTTGCAATAAATCTGATCGTTTATCAGATGACAGGTTCTGCAGCCGCGGTGGCTGGATTATGGATCGTCGGGCCAATCGTCAACATCCTGACGAAATTTTGGACAGGCAGTTTTATTGATTACCGGAGCAAGAAAAAAGTGGTCTTTGCCACCTATTTGTTTAGGGCTGGATTTATCGCGCTAATTCCTTTTGCACCAAATATATTTGCCATTTATTTTCTTCTCGTCTTGCTCAGTGTGGCGAAATCATTTTTTGGCCCTGCTTCTATGACATATATAGCGATGTTGATTCCAAGGACGAAAAGAAAGCGTTTTAACTCAATTCGGTCATTCACATCTTCCGGAGCTTTTATCATTGGTCCAGCTATTGGCGCTGTATTGATCCTTTCCACTTCCATCCATACAACTTTGCTGATCACTGCTGGATTCTTTGTGATTTCAGCGGTCCTCTTGCTCAAGCTTCCAGCAGAGGAAGAGATAGCGAGTGCATCAATACCTGCTTTGACAGTTGCCCAAGTAATCGACGACTTCACTGTAGTGGCACAATTTGTTTCCCGGAATAAATACATATCGTTTATCTACATTGGCTTCTTACTGATCATGGTTTTTTCATTTGCTATGGATGCCCAAGAAGTTGTGTTTACGCAGCAAGTCATCGGTTTATCCGAAATGGATTACAGCTTGCTGATCAGCATTACGGGAATCGGTTCGGTGAGTGGCGGCATTCTGCTGTCCATCTTTTCGTCTAAATTTACTTTAAGAGGGATGATTTCTATTGGTTTGTTGATGACAACAGTCGGCTATGTCATTTACGCTTTTTCCTGGTCGTTTTTATCCGTCACTTCTGGATTTCTGATTTTAGGATTTTTCATTGTCTTTATGAATGCCGGCATCTCCACGTTCTATCAAAACAATATCCCGATTTCAATCATGGGAAGGGTTACCAGCATTTTTCAGTTGCTTCAAAGTGTCATGCAGGTAATATTTATCCTGGCTGTAGGAGTTCTGGCTGATTATATTTCTTTGCGTGTGACCATTGTTTCTTTAGCGCTTATTATGCTTTTGTCAGCCATAGTTTTCTTTTTCTTTATCATGAAACCTCAAAAAGCTAAGTATTATCTAGAAGAGGAAGAAAGTTCCGAAAAGGAAGTTCTGGTTTAA
- a CDS encoding GNAT family N-acetyltransferase, with protein sequence MAPREIAEFPDGFVFAMEEGKIIGQLELSLIKFEGRNIGYVNLYYLEPASRGRGKGQEFHEYAMQFFKTRAVAEYHLRVAPTNTPALKFYQKVGMAEMCAEVDEKVIRMKGQVEGFGV encoded by the coding sequence TTGGCTCCAAGAGAAATAGCTGAATTTCCGGATGGCTTTGTGTTCGCAATGGAAGAGGGGAAAATAATAGGTCAACTAGAGTTATCCTTAATAAAATTTGAAGGCAGAAATATCGGCTACGTAAACCTTTATTACTTAGAGCCTGCCAGCAGAGGAAGAGGGAAAGGGCAGGAATTTCACGAATATGCAATGCAGTTTTTTAAAACCCGTGCCGTTGCTGAATATCATTTAAGAGTGGCACCAACCAATACGCCGGCACTCAAGTTTTATCAGAAAGTTGGCATGGCAGAAATGTGTGCGGAAGTAGATGAAAAAGTGATCAGGATGAAAGGGCAGGTAGAAGGTTTTGGGGTTTAG